One genomic segment of Pseudomonas chlororaphis subsp. aurantiaca includes these proteins:
- a CDS encoding RHS repeat-associated core domain-containing protein, with translation MSRHSAVPPSDSATQPDLPTAQRCQGTPTLAVVDNRGLMVRTVQYNRTEMEGPLEELITQQTYSVLGHPSSSIDPRLLAEQQLDASVQPNFRYQHSLSGRPLKTHSQDAGALLVVYDCEGGPVWQRNSRDQQQRRTYDSLHRPTTYYEQAANDPEQVSERWFYGEELPVPAANCRGQLLRHYSPAGLSVTPSYSVIGQLLTSEQQFLRDEVLNSDWSGDDPARWNDDLTVQIYTSHWGFNALGIQVHSADAKGNQQRQRLNIAGQLAGSELQLFGHTTAHAVLRTIDYSAAGQVLHEEAGNGVVTDYGYEPQTQRLAALTTSRPELTGRPRLLQALTYQYDPVGNLLSISDGAEPTRYSHNQRVEAASQYSYDALYQLRQASGRENANATQQAQALPPAIVPLWQETGELTHYSRTYTYDRGSNLTTIRHVGLHPYTQQMVVAPTSNRAVQQTLGVTPGDVDSFFDACGNLRELNAGQPLAWNSRNQLQRSTQVVRSGLDDDAEQYWYDGQGQRSCKLATTRTSGTTHTARVYYLPGLELRQTRVQPHVGEPSVSEALQVINAGAAGRQSLRVLHWEQGKPAAIENDQCRYSLDDQIGSSLIELDQRADILTWEEYFPFGGTAVWSARNETETRYKYVRYSGKERDGTGLYYYGFRYYAPWLGRWLNPDPAGTVDGLNLFCMVGNNPITRQDADGLAEEDTIPLMEPDADDLTTESTIPPIESSARERVKAYFMGVVRLVTNAIRRVVATISSWLDPEPKPSKKPKPQKSPPGLFYTYLKNDYVTLNIKNIEISSPSEKTRQDALIDKKMKEADLSADQKKYIKEKVVNYKIEDFAKKEEETMMNMHNFKTDAERKTSVTIDITTRRSRSKLANIMDIKYTKSTPLQEYTKGSHTIIGHYETTYTMKKKFDRRGLKLVGQKTKFTSPCVNFKKHQIPR, from the coding sequence ATGAGCCGTCATTCGGCTGTTCCTCCAAGCGATTCAGCAACTCAACCGGACCTGCCCACCGCCCAACGCTGCCAGGGCACTCCCACCCTGGCAGTGGTCGACAACCGCGGGCTTATGGTGCGTACCGTGCAGTACAACCGCACCGAGATGGAAGGACCGCTGGAGGAACTGATCACCCAGCAGACGTATTCCGTACTAGGCCACCCGAGCAGTAGTATCGACCCTCGATTATTGGCCGAACAGCAGCTTGACGCCTCTGTGCAGCCCAACTTCCGCTACCAGCATTCGCTCTCCGGGCGCCCCCTCAAAACCCACAGCCAGGACGCCGGCGCGCTGCTGGTGGTGTACGACTGCGAAGGTGGACCGGTCTGGCAACGCAACAGTCGGGACCAGCAACAACGCCGTACTTATGATTCCTTGCATCGCCCAACGACTTACTACGAACAGGCCGCCAATGACCCGGAACAGGTCAGCGAGAGATGGTTCTATGGTGAAGAACTGCCTGTCCCGGCCGCCAATTGTCGGGGGCAACTGCTACGCCATTATTCTCCCGCCGGGCTCTCTGTCACCCCGTCCTATAGCGTTATCGGCCAGCTGCTGACCAGCGAGCAGCAGTTCCTGCGCGACGAAGTCCTCAACAGCGACTGGTCGGGTGACGATCCCGCACGCTGGAACGACGACCTGACCGTGCAGATCTACACCAGCCACTGGGGGTTCAATGCCCTGGGCATCCAAGTCCATAGCGCCGACGCCAAGGGCAACCAACAGCGTCAGCGCCTGAATATCGCCGGCCAGTTGGCGGGCAGCGAGTTGCAACTGTTCGGACACACCACGGCGCACGCTGTGCTGCGTACCATCGACTACAGCGCCGCCGGTCAGGTGCTCCACGAGGAAGCCGGTAATGGGGTGGTCACCGATTACGGATATGAACCGCAGACCCAACGCCTGGCGGCCCTGACCACCAGCCGTCCCGAACTGACGGGACGCCCGCGGCTCCTGCAAGCCCTGACCTATCAGTACGACCCGGTGGGTAACCTGCTATCCATCAGCGATGGCGCCGAACCGACCCGCTACAGCCATAACCAGCGGGTCGAGGCAGCCAGTCAGTACAGCTACGACGCACTATACCAGCTGCGTCAGGCCTCCGGCCGCGAGAACGCCAATGCCACCCAGCAGGCCCAGGCCCTGCCCCCGGCCATCGTGCCGTTGTGGCAGGAAACCGGCGAGCTGACCCATTACAGCCGCACTTATACTTATGACCGCGGCAGCAACCTGACCACGATCCGACATGTCGGACTGCATCCCTATACCCAGCAGATGGTAGTGGCCCCCACTTCCAACCGCGCGGTTCAGCAAACCCTCGGGGTAACCCCCGGCGATGTCGATAGCTTTTTCGACGCCTGCGGCAACCTACGTGAGCTAAACGCCGGCCAACCCCTGGCCTGGAACAGTCGTAATCAGTTGCAACGCAGCACCCAGGTGGTGCGCAGTGGCCTCGACGATGACGCCGAACAATACTGGTACGACGGCCAGGGCCAGCGCAGTTGTAAACTCGCCACCACCCGAACCAGTGGCACCACCCACACGGCCCGAGTGTATTACCTGCCCGGCCTGGAACTGCGCCAGACCCGCGTGCAACCACACGTGGGCGAACCGAGCGTGAGCGAAGCGCTGCAGGTGATCAATGCTGGTGCGGCCGGCCGTCAATCGCTGCGGGTGTTGCATTGGGAACAGGGCAAACCGGCTGCGATCGAAAACGACCAGTGTCGCTACAGCCTGGACGATCAAATCGGCTCCTCTCTGATCGAGCTGGACCAGCGGGCCGATATCCTGACCTGGGAAGAATACTTCCCCTTCGGCGGTACGGCGGTGTGGTCGGCGCGCAATGAGACCGAGACCCGGTACAAGTATGTGCGGTATTCGGGTAAGGAGCGTGATGGCACCGGACTCTATTACTACGGTTTCCGCTATTACGCACCGTGGCTGGGGCGCTGGTTGAACCCGGATCCGGCGGGGACGGTGGATGGACTGAATCTGTTTTGCATGGTGGGGAATAATCCCATTACTCGGCAGGATGCTGATGGTCTGGCAGAAGAGGATACAATTCCACTCATGGAACCCGATGCCGATGATCTGACAACAGAGAGTACAATTCCACCCATAGAATCCAGTGCGAGGGAAAGAGTTAAGGCATATTTTATGGGGGTAGTTCGCTTAGTTACAAATGCTATAAGAAGAGTAGTCGCAACCATATCTTCATGGCTCGATCCAGAACCTAAACCCAGCAAAAAGCCAAAACCCCAAAAATCTCCACCTGGACTTTTTTATACATACTTAAAAAACGACTACGTCACATTAAACATTAAAAATATAGAAATTTCCTCCCCCTCAGAAAAAACCCGGCAGGATGCACTTATAGATAAAAAAATGAAAGAAGCTGATTTAAGCGCTGACCAAAAAAAATATATCAAAGAAAAAGTAGTGAATTACAAAATCGAAGATTTCGCAAAAAAAGAGGAAGAAACAATGATGAATATGCACAACTTCAAAACTGATGCAGAAAGAAAAACAAGCGTAACAATAGACATAACAACAAGGCGCTCAAGAAGCAAACTTGCTAACATCATGGATATTAAATACACTAAATCGACACCACTCCAAGAGTACACAAAAGGCAGCCATACAATAATAGGACATTATGAGACCACATACACCATGAAGAAAAAATTTGATCGAAGGGGTCTCAAGCTAGTTGGTCAAAAAACTAAATTTACATCTCCATGCGTCAATTTCAAAAAACATCAGATCCCCAGATAA
- a CDS encoding SpvB/TcaC N-terminal domain-containing protein has product MNTTNISEAAPVLPPSLPKGGGSIQGMGEAVGSVGMTGQTTLTIPLPISKGRGYSPGLSLVYNNGQGNGCFAIGWAVPGLTIQRRTSKGVPRYLADDEFLAPNGEVMTPELDGSGQVLTTQISEYAEVALGRTYTVTRYFPCVMDGFDRIERWQSTDEDFWLVHTVDGQLHCLGKQALSRIADPNNPMTKIGVWLLEESCSPNGEHICYIYKAEDTTNVDMEGQEVNRTQTANRYLTHVQYGNSRAYTPLYAWGDVPAIDQPQWLFTLVFDYGERTLAPLDKPSWLPIEPWPCRKDSFSDYALGFEVRTHRLCHQVLMFHHFPVELGEPNTLVSRLLLQYEQSPRLSHLLTAQNLAYETNGAVQSIPPLELAYTPFNQDFSSSEYQALPAFAGWNNGVQYQIVDLYGEGVPGILYQVLGDWRYQSPQRGTGSPDAITYSTWQSLPVVPSLTPAYRMLMDFTGNGRLDWIVTQPGLCGYFTLNPDGRWSRFIPFPTFPAEFLQPSAQLADLVGGGLSDLALIGPKSVRLYTNRRSDGFSPPVNVAHMSDNELPVFGHDPAALVAFSDVLGSGQSHLVYIRYNSLECWPNLGRGHFGLPLMLASLNFDQASFDPSRVFLADIDGSGAADLIYAESDRFLIFMNKSGNGFDTTPLVLPMPPGISYDRLDQVSFVDMDGTGTTNLVLSISHMTPSHWCYTFSRTKPYLLERIDNNLGASTTLTYRSSAQEWLDEKQANPGTVCHLPFAMPLLSGVLSLDEISGNTLTQQYLYRNGVYAGVDREFRGFGFVQQLDTSNTAASTAQDIENTAPALTKTWYHTGQENTEFNLVAPPYDDPAIFTLRASRFTVFNPVTGWDDPLGPVDDKTRYQLFRALKGSVLRTEVYGADNSPEDQVPYSVQTNQYQVRLVQPASAAHPYCATITLALEQLTTTYERIEADPQVHQTVLLQTDQYGNPLWNVEIHYARRPRPTSNPYPDTVPDIQWQSSYDPSQQALRLIETRQTIYNLDNPQVWHLAIPYQERQNVITNPGGYTGYPATAQGLDYEELRRPDGVLGISQVRDFAGQNITYYFNSAGTLPLTGGTPPPPLVLVHHIETAELDDEALLAYQGVPTLDLNTTLSNAGYRQQPIVLSEPGTPPATIWVIPHAYTTYVDTAGDWLPFCLPRTQQSTLIVGPQRLTYDAHSCVVTAVTDALDNQTSALYDYRFLTPWQITDPNQNQQQVLFDALGRVVANSFFGTQLASDDITPVNVGFAPVGDFDTQALALMSIDKALTDPAGALQNAASTTLYELYSWMGQVSVEQLSVCVAPSEAIVLWQTLQQLHVITATGHVLQRGHSWAYGPQQLNGIPPSIYELFQSVTRTPVRNAVLVADQYPDSPEQQIQIRLSYSDGFGRELQTKQKTEPGLAYVAGQDGQLVLNSTGQPLVEDTTPAYRWIVSGRVDYSNKGQPVRRYQPYFLDQPQYINDAAMREWSYADTYYYDPLGRECAVVTALGYLRRIRFYPWFTITEDENDTLGEVLTS; this is encoded by the coding sequence ATGAACACGACGAATATATCAGAAGCTGCACCGGTACTTCCTCCCTCCCTCCCCAAGGGGGGTGGGTCTATTCAAGGGATGGGAGAAGCTGTCGGCAGTGTCGGCATGACAGGCCAAACCACATTGACCATTCCCTTGCCGATTTCTAAAGGTCGCGGTTATTCACCCGGTTTGTCGCTTGTCTACAACAACGGCCAAGGCAACGGTTGCTTTGCCATTGGCTGGGCGGTCCCCGGGCTGACCATACAACGCCGTACCAGTAAAGGAGTACCCCGTTATCTGGCCGATGATGAGTTTCTGGCACCGAACGGTGAAGTAATGACTCCCGAGCTGGACGGCTCAGGCCAAGTCCTTACTACACAAATATCCGAATATGCCGAGGTTGCGTTAGGTCGAACCTATACCGTCACGCGCTATTTTCCGTGTGTCATGGATGGCTTTGATCGTATTGAACGCTGGCAATCCACTGACGAGGACTTCTGGCTGGTTCATACAGTCGATGGACAGCTGCACTGCTTAGGTAAGCAGGCATTATCGAGAATTGCCGATCCTAATAACCCAATGACTAAAATTGGCGTGTGGCTGCTGGAAGAGTCTTGTTCACCCAATGGGGAACATATCTGCTACATCTACAAAGCTGAGGACACCACCAACGTCGATATGGAAGGGCAGGAGGTCAATCGAACCCAGACTGCCAACCGTTACTTAACACATGTGCAATATGGTAACTCACGCGCTTATACCCCACTGTACGCATGGGGCGATGTTCCGGCCATTGATCAGCCGCAGTGGCTTTTCACGCTAGTGTTCGACTATGGCGAACGAACGCTCGCCCCATTAGACAAGCCATCCTGGCTCCCCATAGAACCATGGCCCTGTCGGAAGGATTCATTTTCCGACTATGCACTAGGATTCGAAGTACGCACACACAGATTATGCCATCAGGTTTTGATGTTTCATCATTTCCCCGTGGAGCTGGGTGAACCAAACACTTTGGTGAGTCGGCTGCTTTTGCAGTACGAACAATCGCCTAGGCTCAGCCACTTGCTTACAGCCCAAAACCTCGCTTACGAAACCAACGGGGCCGTACAGTCTATTCCTCCGCTTGAGCTGGCTTACACTCCATTCAATCAAGACTTTTCCTCCAGTGAGTACCAAGCCCTACCCGCGTTTGCTGGCTGGAATAATGGGGTTCAATACCAGATCGTCGATCTTTATGGGGAGGGAGTACCTGGCATTTTGTACCAGGTTCTCGGTGACTGGCGCTATCAGTCCCCACAGCGAGGAACCGGTAGCCCTGATGCCATTACCTACAGTACCTGGCAATCCTTGCCTGTAGTCCCCTCATTGACCCCAGCCTATCGCATGCTAATGGACTTCACTGGTAATGGGCGCCTGGACTGGATAGTCACCCAACCGGGACTCTGCGGATATTTCACGCTGAATCCGGACGGTAGGTGGTCCCGATTTATCCCTTTTCCGACCTTTCCCGCCGAATTCCTGCAGCCCTCCGCGCAGTTGGCGGACTTGGTGGGCGGAGGGCTGTCCGATCTGGCGCTTATCGGTCCTAAAAGTGTGCGCCTGTATACAAACCGTAGATCCGATGGCTTTAGTCCCCCGGTCAATGTCGCCCACATGAGTGATAACGAATTACCGGTATTCGGTCACGATCCCGCAGCACTCGTGGCATTCAGCGATGTACTGGGTTCCGGGCAGTCTCATTTAGTTTACATCAGGTATAACAGCTTGGAGTGTTGGCCCAATTTAGGTCGCGGGCATTTTGGCCTTCCCCTCATGCTGGCATCGCTGAACTTTGACCAGGCGAGCTTCGATCCCTCACGGGTATTTCTTGCGGATATTGATGGCTCCGGCGCTGCCGATTTGATTTATGCCGAGTCCGATCGTTTTCTGATATTCATGAACAAATCAGGAAATGGTTTCGACACAACTCCACTCGTATTACCAATGCCACCAGGTATTAGCTACGACAGACTCGACCAGGTCAGTTTTGTCGATATGGATGGGACCGGCACCACCAACCTTGTGTTGAGCATCTCCCATATGACTCCCTCACATTGGTGCTACACGTTTTCACGCACCAAACCTTATCTGCTGGAGCGAATCGATAATAATCTGGGGGCATCCACAACCCTGACTTACCGGAGCTCGGCGCAAGAGTGGCTGGATGAAAAGCAAGCGAACCCCGGCACTGTCTGTCATCTGCCGTTTGCCATGCCACTGCTTTCGGGTGTGCTCAGCCTGGACGAGATCAGCGGGAATACGTTGACTCAACAGTACCTCTATAGAAACGGTGTTTATGCAGGAGTCGATCGTGAGTTTCGCGGCTTTGGATTCGTCCAGCAACTCGACACGAGCAATACTGCAGCTTCGACCGCCCAGGATATAGAGAACACGGCACCTGCGTTGACGAAAACGTGGTACCACACTGGTCAGGAAAATACTGAATTCAACCTGGTTGCTCCCCCCTACGATGACCCTGCCATATTCACTCTGAGGGCATCGCGCTTCACTGTTTTCAATCCCGTGACCGGTTGGGACGATCCACTTGGCCCCGTAGATGATAAGACTCGCTATCAACTGTTCCGGGCATTAAAAGGTAGTGTATTGCGCACGGAGGTCTATGGCGCTGATAACAGCCCTGAGGATCAGGTACCGTATAGCGTTCAAACCAACCAGTACCAAGTCCGTCTGGTGCAACCCGCTTCTGCCGCTCATCCTTATTGCGCCACCATCACGCTGGCTCTGGAACAGTTGACGACCACCTATGAGCGTATCGAAGCAGACCCACAGGTCCATCAGACCGTTCTCCTGCAGACGGACCAGTATGGTAATCCGCTCTGGAATGTGGAGATTCACTATGCCCGTCGCCCTAGGCCAACGAGCAACCCCTACCCTGACACTGTTCCCGATATTCAGTGGCAAAGCAGCTACGATCCAAGCCAGCAAGCGTTACGATTGATCGAAACACGTCAAACGATCTACAACTTGGACAACCCACAAGTCTGGCACCTGGCAATTCCCTATCAGGAACGGCAAAACGTCATTACCAATCCCGGTGGCTACACGGGTTACCCCGCCACCGCTCAAGGGCTTGATTATGAAGAACTACGCCGCCCTGACGGCGTGCTTGGGATCAGTCAAGTACGGGACTTTGCCGGTCAAAACATCACTTACTACTTCAATTCGGCTGGCACGCTACCACTGACTGGCGGAACACCACCACCGCCATTGGTTTTGGTTCATCACATCGAGACAGCAGAGCTGGATGACGAAGCATTGCTCGCTTATCAGGGCGTTCCTACCCTCGACCTCAATACGACCCTGAGCAATGCTGGCTATAGGCAACAGCCGATAGTGTTATCTGAACCAGGCACACCACCTGCCACAATCTGGGTCATACCTCACGCCTATACAACTTATGTAGATACGGCGGGTGACTGGTTACCATTTTGCCTTCCTCGAACACAGCAAAGCACTTTGATCGTCGGCCCTCAACGGCTGACTTATGATGCTCACAGTTGCGTGGTGACTGCGGTGACCGACGCCTTGGATAACCAAACCTCAGCCTTGTATGACTACCGCTTTTTGACGCCTTGGCAAATCACTGACCCCAACCAGAATCAACAGCAAGTGCTGTTCGATGCATTAGGCCGAGTGGTCGCCAACTCTTTCTTTGGTACGCAACTTGCATCCGATGATATTACGCCGGTGAATGTCGGATTTGCTCCCGTGGGCGACTTTGATACACAAGCGCTTGCCTTAATGTCTATCGACAAAGCATTAACCGACCCGGCTGGCGCGCTTCAAAACGCGGCGTCGACGACGCTCTATGAACTCTACAGTTGGATGGGCCAGGTTTCCGTTGAGCAATTGTCGGTCTGCGTAGCACCTTCTGAAGCCATAGTTCTCTGGCAGACCCTTCAACAATTGCACGTGATTACAGCTACAGGCCACGTACTGCAGCGGGGTCATTCCTGGGCGTATGGCCCACAGCAACTTAACGGTATTCCGCCTTCGATATATGAACTGTTCCAGTCTGTAACGCGGACTCCCGTGCGCAACGCCGTACTGGTCGCCGATCAGTACCCAGATAGTCCAGAACAGCAAATCCAGATAAGGTTGTCATACAGCGATGGCTTTGGTCGTGAGCTACAGACCAAGCAAAAGACCGAACCTGGCTTGGCTTACGTCGCCGGTCAAGATGGCCAGCTCGTGCTGAATAGCACTGGCCAGCCATTGGTCGAGGATACAACGCCAGCCTATCGCTGGATTGTATCCGGACGCGTGGACTATTCGAATAAAGGTCAGCCGGTGCGTCGCTACCAACCGTACTTCCTCGATCAGCCTCAATACATCAATGACGCCGCGATGCGCGAATGGAGCTATGCCGATACGTACTATTACGATCCGTTGGGGCGAGAATGTGCGGTGGTGACTGCGCTTGGCTACTTGCGCCGGATACGTTTTTATCCTTGGTTCACGATTACTGAAGACGAGAATGACACCCTGGGTGAGGTACTCACATCATGA